A segment of the Aureliella helgolandensis genome:
AGAGTTCGTGCAAATGCAACGTGCCCAAGCGGGTACTGAGAACCGGTACCAAACTGCGGCTCCACGCTAACCCGTTGGTTCGGTCGCGTGCTTCATAGCCGCCGCTTCCCCAAGTCCAGCGGCTCATTGGAGCGGCGACTAACACAACTGACCATCCTTCAAATACCCGATGCTAGAGCCAGGAACAGGCCATGACGAAAAGCCTCAATCAAGCATTCATCAAGGCTTACTCGAAAGAGAAGGCCCAAGAGACGCAACGCCACGCCGAGGTCGAGCGACTAGCCGAGGCGCAACGTAAGAACTCCATCCAGGAGCTTTCCGATTCGTTGATCATGCGTTTTGATACTGCAACCATGACGATGCCGGTTCCGCCACCGCGCGCTCCGGAGGCAGCCGCCGAGCCTCGGAATGTAGCCGCCGAAACGCTCCCCACCCCTCATTTCCTGCAGGAGCGGCCACGGGCAGTTCAGGCGGTGCGCAGCCATGCGGCCCCCGCCCACCAAGCCTCGGTGAAACGCGAGTTAGAGCCAGCTGCCACGCAAAGTGCTGCTCGGGCCGAATCCTTAGTTTCTTCCGACTCACCGGAAGCAGTCCGCGACTCGATTGCCTCTCAAATGTTGCGTGCGGGACAATGGGGTGATCAGCAACTGGATGTGTTCCTGGGTGGCTTTCCCATGCTGCCCGAAGCTGTGTCGGCAGCCCCAACAGCACCGGCAACTCAGGCACCAACACCAGCGGCAACAACCACCCCCGCGCCAACCCTACTAGAACCAACCGCACCTGCACCAACGCCAACTGTCGCTCCGCAGGCCCCCGTCCCCGTTACCAGCCAAGCTGCACTACCACAGCAGCCCCAGGCACAGCAGCCCCAGGAAATGGGCATCGCCCATGCGGATGAGCAGGTCGAGGCCCCCACACCGGCCCCAACTTCCTCCGGGACGCTCCCTCGGGTCCTAGTATCACCTGAGGCACCTGCGATTAGCACACACCAAACCTCCGAAGGTCGCAGCAGCCTTCGCGAGGGTGAGATTTTCCGGTTAGACCGCCCTACCTATTCTGCTGCCCCAGGTCCAGCAGAAGCTGACTTGGATAGTGGCGAGCAGAGTTCGGTCCTCGGAATTCATACCAGTAGTCATGAGAATCTCGAAGCGGAAGCCAGCCCTACAGCCCCCGCCTTAGACACTCGGGAGATTGAAGAGAAGCTGCGGCGTTCCAAGATTCGAGTCTTCAACCCGGCATGGGAGGTCGACAACCTCCAATGGCCTGAAATTTGCATTGAGCTGCTAGCTCACACCTCATCGCACATGGAATTGGTGGCACAAAATCTAGTCGCTGCCAGCCAAGAGGGCCTGCAAATTATGGCAGTCACCAGTTCGGACAGCGGCGAAGGCAGGACCACAGTGGCATGCTGCTTGGCTATCCTGGCAGGAACGCGGGGACTCAAAGTTGCGATTGTCGACGGTGACCTTGAGAATCCGACCCTAGCCTATCAAACCAATCTAGATGTCGAGCAGGATTGGCGGACGGCCCTGCTTCACCACCTCCCCCTCGAAGAGGTTGCGGTCCATTCCATTGATGACCAGGTCACACTGATTCCGTTGCTGGAACCGGTAGGGCAGAGCGAGCTATCGCCCGACGACGATCGCATTGCCGGCATGCTGCAAGAACTGTCAGAGAGTTTCGACTTAGTTATCGTCGACATGGGGCACATGAACTCCGCTCGCAGCCTGGTAGCCACCATGGGCGAATACGGACTGATCAGCGCCACGGTCGCCGTGGTCGATCATCGACAAGCCACTCAACAAAGCATCGAAAATTGCCTGCGTAAGATTCGAGAATCGGGAGTTGCCTCAGTCGGACTCGTCGAGAACTTTGCGGCCTAGACTCAAACCACTATTAGACGGTAGAGCTCATGTACGAAGAACACTGGAAGCTGACGGAACGGCCGTTTGAGAATCGAACGGAGAATCAATTCTATTACCCTGCCGAAACGCATCAAGCTGCGCTGTTGAAATTGCACTATGCGATTGAAAACAGGCGTTCTGCGGCCCTCCTGTGCGGCCCTGGCGGCATGGGAAAATCGCTGGTGATCAATTCGTTGCGTCGGCAACTGGGCGAACAATTCCGCCCGATTTGCCACATTGTATTTCCAGCCATGTCGAGCGATCAGCTAATCCGCTACATCGTCGAGCAGGTCGATCCTGGTCAGTCGGAAGGCATTCGGGAAACCTCCTCAGACTTAGCAAGGTTTGAACGCTTCTTGCAGGGAAGCCTCGACGCTCAGCGACACCCAGTCATCGTTGTCGACGAAGCGCATCTACTGGAACAGCATGATCTACTGGAACCGCTGCGTCTGATGCTCAACCTCGCAGCCACAGAAGCGGTTGGCGAGGCAGCCTGGACACTGGTGTTGGTCGGGCAACCCACCCTGCTTTCTCACGTCGAACGCTATCATGCACTCGACGAGCGTTTGGCGGTCAAATGCATGCTGAACCGCTTGTTGCCCGAAGAGACCACTGCGTATATCCAACATCGCGTGCGGTGCGCTGGAGCCAATGCAGAAGAAATCTTCGACGAACCAGCCCTGGAACGCATACATACGCTGACGCAAGGCATCCCGCGACGCATCAATCGCTTGTGCGATCTAGCTCTGATGGTTGGCTACGCCGAGGATCGAACCATCCTCTCCGCCGAGACCATCGACAGTGTGCATGGCGATTTGGCAGCCCCCACGATTGTCTAAGCCGTTCACTGTCCAGGTAATTTCTTCACTGTCATAGGCGGTTAATTGCCTAGCCACTTGATGACTTGGACACTTGATTGCCTAGCCACCGGAGAATGCAGTTTACGGGAGTTAGCGACGACGGCGTTTGCTTTTGTCGGCTCCCTTGAAGCTGGCGCGTTTTTTGGCTGCTCCCTTGCTGCTGGAAGAGTTGCGCGTCGCTTTGGTAGGCTCCTTGCGTTGGGCTTTTCCTCCACCGCGTTTCGGCCGATCCTCGACTGTCTGACCACGCTTCTCGACCACCGACAGCAGCAGCGCCCGCCGGGCTAGGTCGACCGATTGGATTCGCACGACCAATTCATCGCCCAGCCGAAAGCGATTCCCACTCCGGAAACCTTCGAGCATTTGACCGCGGCGTTCGAATTTGTAGCTATCCTTGGGTAAATCCTGAATGGACACGAACCCTTCCGCCGGAAACTTAATCCCGCGAACGTAGAACCCATCGGGAACGACGCCGCTAATCACTCCCGGCATCGTTTCACCAATCTTCTTGTTGAGGAAGTGCAACAGCTTGATCTTAATGATCTCGCGTTCCGCCCACTCGGCGTTCTGTTCCTTGTCACTGCAGTGACGACCCAACTGAATCAAAACCGGTAGAGGGTCTCCATACGGTTTCGTCTGCCGAATCAACCGGTCCACTGTTCGGTGCACTTGCAAGTCGGGGTACCGCCGAATGGGACTCGTGAAATGACAATAGTGCTGAAACTGTAGAGCGTAGTGCATCTCCTCTTCGGGCTGGTAAACGGCTTTGCTCATCGATTTTAGAATGGCGTAGTTGACCGCATACTCAGTCACTTTCCCGCGGACCAATTCTACAACGCGCTGCACTTCAAAGCGATTCTCCATGCTTTCGCATTTGATCCCCAAATCGCGCATGAAGTCGTCTAGCTTGCGCATTTTGCGACGTTCGGGTGGCGCGTGCGCCCGGCGCAGGAAGGGAATTTCCAACTGATCGAGCCAGGTTGCCACGGCCTGGTTGGCTGCCAGCATGCACTCTTCGATCATCTGGTGACTCTCGGTGTTCTCCGTGATCCGAGCCCCCTTAACCTTCCCCGCTTTATCTAAGTCAATCTTCACTTCCGGCAAGTGCAACTCGATGGCACCGGTGTCTTTGCGGTTTTGCCTCAGCACCATTGCCAAGGTGTGTATGTCTCTCAACAGTTGCCAAATCTCAGGAGTTAGTCGCTCGCGCCAGCGCTCGGGATTCTC
Coding sequences within it:
- a CDS encoding ExeA family protein; this encodes MYEEHWKLTERPFENRTENQFYYPAETHQAALLKLHYAIENRRSAALLCGPGGMGKSLVINSLRRQLGEQFRPICHIVFPAMSSDQLIRYIVEQVDPGQSEGIRETSSDLARFERFLQGSLDAQRHPVIVVDEAHLLEQHDLLEPLRLMLNLAATEAVGEAAWTLVLVGQPTLLSHVERYHALDERLAVKCMLNRLLPEETTAYIQHRVRCAGANAEEIFDEPALERIHTLTQGIPRRINRLCDLALMVGYAEDRTILSAETIDSVHGDLAAPTIV
- a CDS encoding nucleotide-binding protein, which produces MTKSLNQAFIKAYSKEKAQETQRHAEVERLAEAQRKNSIQELSDSLIMRFDTATMTMPVPPPRAPEAAAEPRNVAAETLPTPHFLQERPRAVQAVRSHAAPAHQASVKRELEPAATQSAARAESLVSSDSPEAVRDSIASQMLRAGQWGDQQLDVFLGGFPMLPEAVSAAPTAPATQAPTPAATTTPAPTLLEPTAPAPTPTVAPQAPVPVTSQAALPQQPQAQQPQEMGIAHADEQVEAPTPAPTSSGTLPRVLVSPEAPAISTHQTSEGRSSLREGEIFRLDRPTYSAAPGPAEADLDSGEQSSVLGIHTSSHENLEAEASPTAPALDTREIEEKLRRSKIRVFNPAWEVDNLQWPEICIELLAHTSSHMELVAQNLVAASQEGLQIMAVTSSDSGEGRTTVACCLAILAGTRGLKVAIVDGDLENPTLAYQTNLDVEQDWRTALLHHLPLEEVAVHSIDDQVTLIPLLEPVGQSELSPDDDRIAGMLQELSESFDLVIVDMGHMNSARSLVATMGEYGLISATVAVVDHRQATQQSIENCLRKIRESGVASVGLVENFAA